A region from the Nostoc sp. HK-01 genome encodes:
- a CDS encoding UbiA prenyltransferase, which translates to MSQSSQNSHLSRKPLPFNWLYAFWKFSRPHTIIGTSLSVLGLYFIALAISHRVDSLFPISNSLLPVLGAWIACLCGNVYIVGLNQLEDVEIDKINKPHLPLASGEFSRRLGQFIVITTGILALVIAWLNGPFLLGMVALSLAIGTAYSLPPIRLKQFPFWAALCIFSVRGTIVNLGLFLHFNWVLQSKELIPPAVWILTIFILVFTFAIAIFKDIPDIEGDRLYNISTFTIQLGTHSVFNLALWVLTLCYLGMMLAGVLHLQSVNSAFLVITHLILLCVMWFRSLNVDLQDKQAIARFYQFIWKLFFLEYLIFPIACLLA; encoded by the coding sequence ATGAGCCAGAGTTCTCAAAACAGCCATTTATCACGCAAACCTTTGCCATTCAATTGGTTATATGCCTTTTGGAAGTTTTCGCGTCCGCACACAATTATTGGCACAAGTCTCAGTGTATTGGGTTTATATTTTATTGCCCTTGCCATTAGTCACCGTGTTGATTCTCTATTCCCCATTTCTAATTCCCTATTGCCAGTTTTAGGTGCATGGATTGCTTGTTTATGTGGCAATGTTTACATTGTTGGGTTAAATCAGCTAGAAGATGTGGAGATAGATAAGATTAACAAGCCACATTTACCACTAGCATCTGGAGAGTTTTCTCGACGATTAGGGCAATTTATTGTCATAACAACGGGGATTTTAGCACTAGTAATTGCCTGGTTAAATGGGCCATTTTTGTTGGGAATGGTAGCTTTAAGCTTGGCAATTGGTACAGCTTATTCTTTACCACCAATTCGCTTAAAACAGTTTCCATTTTGGGCAGCACTCTGCATTTTTTCTGTCCGGGGGACAATTGTGAATTTAGGCTTATTTTTGCATTTTAATTGGGTGTTGCAAAGTAAAGAATTAATTCCGCCAGCGGTGTGGATACTGACGATATTTATCTTAGTGTTTACCTTTGCGATCGCAATTTTTAAAGATATCCCTGATATAGAGGGCGATCGCTTGTACAACATATCTACTTTTACAATTCAACTGGGAACCCATTCTGTATTTAACTTGGCGCTTTGGGTACTCACCCTCTGCTATTTAGGTATGATGTTGGCGGGGGTACTGCATCTCCAGTCAGTAAACTCAGCATTTTTGGTGATTACCCATTTAATATTGCTGTGTGTGATGTGGTTTCGCAGTTTAAACGTAGACTTACAAGATAAACAAGCGATCGCGCGTTTCTATCAATTCATTTGGAAACTCTTTTTCTTAGAATATTTAATATTTCCCATCGCCTGTTTGTTAGCTTAA
- a CDS encoding Alternative oxidase has protein sequence MIRLLVGILVFVINTIYRDRPYPRFYVLETVARVPYFSYLSVLHLYETLGLWRKIDWLKVHFAESWNELHHLLIMESLGGDAFWGDQLLAKTTALIYYWIIVVLYFITPRSAYHFMELVEQHAYISYHKFLTANEAELKLQPAPVVAIGYYRDGDLYMFDAFQTSHHLSERRPKIENLYDVFVAIRDDEMEHVKTMQACQNTNTQFSFSSSHTWEIQPVDLTNSEVNFSSNIPEKAEN, from the coding sequence ATGATCCGCCTACTTGTTGGTATTTTGGTATTTGTGATCAATACTATTTATCGCGATCGTCCTTATCCTCGCTTTTATGTTTTAGAAACCGTCGCGCGTGTACCTTACTTTTCTTACCTCTCGGTTTTGCATCTCTACGAAACTTTGGGATTATGGCGCAAAATTGATTGGCTCAAGGTTCATTTTGCCGAATCATGGAATGAATTACATCACCTCTTAATTATGGAATCATTGGGTGGAGATGCTTTTTGGGGCGATCAACTGTTAGCAAAAACTACAGCATTAATCTACTACTGGATTATTGTTGTGTTGTATTTTATTACGCCGCGTTCTGCTTATCATTTCATGGAATTGGTAGAACAACACGCATACATCAGCTATCACAAATTCTTGACAGCAAACGAAGCTGAATTGAAATTGCAACCTGCGCCTGTAGTAGCGATCGGTTATTATCGTGATGGCGACTTATATATGTTTGATGCGTTTCAAACTTCTCATCACCTCAGTGAACGCCGCCCTAAAATTGAAAATCTTTATGATGTGTTTGTGGCAATTCGAGACGATGAAATGGAACACGTAAAGACGATGCAGGCTTGCCAAAACACTAATACTCAATTTTCATTTAGTAGTTCTCATACCTGGGAAATTCAACCTGTGGATTTAACTAACTCTGAGGTTAATTTTTCGAGTAACATACCTGAAAAAGCAGAAAATTGA
- a CDS encoding pseudouridine synthase — protein MMYFSLVSPIADFIDCNFAVNSLSLSPNYYYQGYCPQTGELLNLPRTALIEEIARGLMKYLATDERFASEGKMYGVLLVELPTGEQQVIKAFSGLLNAQSVVDGWVPPIPGREAVALTEAETLAKLDAIKQEIITLQQLPERQHYEILSGEFEQKLQVMSDRHRDCRHQRQAKRQQLCETLTGEVLTLALSKLDAASRRDGIERRQLKRQRDAVLQPLQQLIAAADARIRELKQQRKALSRQLQAQMHAAYSLMNFFGQSLTLQQLLPDGLPTGTGDCCAPKLLHYAATHHLIPLAMAEFWWGQSSGDKIQGEFYEACVERCQPLMGFLLSGMRPNPPAPFPTREGGVVSPSPRKREVWEEIIYQDEWLIAVNKPAGLLSVPGRYQDTQDSVLSRLRNLLTDGMNLIPVHRLDQETSGILLIARDRHIHRHLSQQFQQRQVHKVYEAILAGAVTKHQGVIELPLWGNPQNRPYQQVDWQYGKPSVTQFQVIAKEGEYTRVEFIPLTGRTHQLRVHAAVGLGVVILGDRLYGCTAEASRLHLHARELTFSHPQLEKTIRLQTNTPF, from the coding sequence ATGATGTACTTTTCGCTAGTTTCCCCAATTGCCGATTTTATTGATTGTAATTTTGCCGTCAATAGTCTATCTCTATCTCCCAACTATTACTATCAAGGTTATTGTCCGCAAACGGGGGAACTTTTAAACTTACCCCGTACTGCTTTGATAGAAGAAATTGCCCGTGGTTTAATGAAATACCTGGCTACGGATGAGCGTTTTGCCAGCGAGGGTAAAATGTATGGCGTTTTATTAGTTGAATTACCAACTGGTGAACAACAAGTCATCAAAGCATTCTCAGGGTTGTTAAATGCTCAAAGTGTTGTTGATGGCTGGGTTCCGCCAATTCCCGGACGCGAAGCAGTGGCTTTAACAGAAGCCGAAACTTTAGCAAAATTAGACGCTATTAAACAAGAAATTATTACTTTACAACAATTACCAGAACGCCAGCATTATGAAATATTATCTGGAGAATTTGAGCAGAAATTACAAGTAATGAGCGATCGCCATCGTGATTGCAGACATCAACGCCAAGCAAAACGCCAGCAGCTTTGCGAAACACTCACAGGCGAAGTTCTCACTTTAGCATTATCAAAACTTGACGCAGCCAGTCGTCGAGATGGAATTGAACGACGACAACTTAAACGTCAGCGAGATGCAGTTTTGCAACCCCTTCAGCAATTAATTGCAGCCGCAGACGCAAGGATAAGAGAATTAAAACAACAGCGTAAAGCATTATCTCGCCAACTCCAAGCCCAGATGCACGCGGCTTACTCTTTGATGAATTTTTTTGGGCAGTCTCTAACTTTACAACAATTACTGCCGGATGGTTTACCCACGGGTACAGGAGACTGTTGCGCCCCAAAACTTTTACATTACGCCGCTACCCATCACCTTATACCTTTAGCAATGGCTGAATTTTGGTGGGGTCAATCTTCAGGAGATAAAATTCAAGGTGAATTTTATGAAGCTTGTGTAGAACGTTGTCAGCCGTTGATGGGATTTTTGCTGTCGGGTATGAGACCTAACCCCCCAGCCCCCTTCCCTACTAGGGAAGGGGGCGTTGTCAGCCCCTCCCCTAGGAAGAGAGAGGTTTGGGAAGAGATCATTTATCAAGACGAATGGCTGATTGCGGTGAATAAACCTGCGGGATTGTTATCTGTTCCTGGCCGTTATCAAGACACCCAAGATAGTGTGCTGAGTCGTTTACGGAATTTATTAACTGATGGAATGAACCTTATACCTGTGCATCGCTTGGATCAAGAGACTTCTGGTATTTTGTTGATAGCACGCGATCGCCATATTCATCGTCACCTCAGTCAACAATTCCAACAGCGACAAGTACATAAAGTCTATGAAGCAATCCTCGCAGGTGCAGTGACAAAACATCAAGGTGTAATTGAATTACCACTTTGGGGAAATCCGCAAAATCGTCCTTATCAACAAGTCGATTGGCAATATGGTAAACCCAGCGTGACTCAGTTTCAGGTAATCGCCAAGGAAGGCGAATACACCCGTGTCGAATTTATTCCCCTCACCGGACGCACCCATCAGTTGCGGGTTCATGCAGCGGTAGGATTAGGCGTGGTAATATTGGGCGATCGCCTTTATGGATGTACTGCTGAGGCTAGTCGTTTACATCTTCACGCCAGGGAACTGACTTTTTCCCATCCCCAACTAGAAAAAACTATTCGTTTACAAACAAACACGCCTTTTTAG